Proteins encoded within one genomic window of Couchioplanes caeruleus:
- a CDS encoding AAA family ATPase has product MSTEPLPPAHIEGFAGIAAQLADRIGTVVLGKPDVVRLALAAFFAQGHVLLEDVPGVGKTTLARALAAAVRGQWRRIQFTPDLLPSDVSGVTIFNQASRGFEFHPGPVFANIVIADEINRASPKTQSALLEVMEERRVTVDGVPHPVPQPFLVVATQNPVEMDGTYRLPEAQLDRFLVKLSVGYPAEEVEVEVLRGAALRSPDALEPVTDTATVGEMVRMASRVHIADPLYTYAVRLAAATRDHPQVRVGVSPRGVIALTRAASAWALINGRGFVLPEDLKTLLEPVFAHRVLLSPDAQLRGVTAAEVLDDAVRSVPVPLPDNQRAGA; this is encoded by the coding sequence GTGAGCACCGAACCCCTACCGCCCGCGCACATCGAGGGCTTCGCCGGCATCGCGGCGCAGCTCGCCGACCGGATCGGCACGGTCGTGCTGGGCAAGCCCGACGTCGTCCGGCTCGCGCTGGCCGCGTTCTTCGCCCAGGGCCACGTCCTGCTGGAGGACGTGCCCGGCGTCGGCAAGACCACGCTGGCCCGGGCGCTCGCCGCGGCCGTCCGCGGCCAGTGGCGCCGCATCCAGTTCACGCCCGACCTGCTGCCCTCCGACGTCTCCGGCGTCACGATCTTCAACCAGGCGAGCCGCGGCTTCGAGTTCCACCCCGGCCCGGTCTTCGCCAACATCGTCATCGCCGACGAGATCAACCGGGCCTCGCCCAAGACGCAGTCCGCGCTGCTGGAGGTCATGGAGGAGCGCCGGGTCACCGTCGACGGCGTACCGCACCCGGTGCCGCAGCCGTTCCTCGTGGTGGCGACGCAGAACCCGGTCGAGATGGACGGCACCTACCGGCTGCCCGAGGCCCAGCTCGACCGCTTCCTGGTCAAGCTCTCCGTGGGATACCCGGCCGAGGAGGTCGAGGTCGAGGTGCTGCGCGGCGCGGCGCTGCGCTCCCCCGACGCGCTCGAACCGGTCACCGACACGGCCACCGTCGGCGAGATGGTCCGCATGGCGTCTCGCGTGCACATCGCCGACCCGCTCTACACGTACGCGGTCCGCCTCGCCGCCGCGACCCGCGACCACCCGCAGGTCCGCGTCGGCGTCAGCCCCCGCGGCGTGATCGCCCTGACCCGCGCGGCCTCGGCCTGGGCGCTCATCAACGGACGCGGCTTCGTCCTCCCGGAGGACCTGAAGACGCTGCTCGAGCCGGTCTTCGCCCACCGCGTGCTGCTGTCGCCGGACGCCCAGCTCCGCGGCGTGACCGCGGCGGAGGTCCTCGACGACGCGGTCCGCTCGGTCCCGGTCCCGCTGCCCGACAACCAGCGCGCCGGAGCGTGA
- a CDS encoding fibronectin type III domain-containing protein — protein sequence MASAKASSEDAVTDRRGKRWRGRGGLVTIGTVLALVAGLGLTVLGLGAADQAVASFDAASWVWSRTKGEAARVNGVTARVDTRVDVPRARGHQVQVTQNDRFVILRDVQTGVVSTMDLVSLKEAATAQTTSGLGVRVALDEDAAFIIDAVQGEVRQLDPRTLTPVGQSLRFPPGITGGVFDGKGNLWIAVPSEGTVSVITPAPLPDEAATSGSGAGSAAGAGKAAAGPALVRTESVAPGNHDLTISTLESGVAVLNRTTNELTTVRDAAKQTVELPLEGPGSLPAHTEGDVIPVTVPDARRVYGVSQGRTTADFPVPGDGPELQAAVAWEGFFYVADESTGTVHVFDQAGRVRKDIGFTDPGGPLELEVRESYLFINAPSASTARVVDGAHTVRVVDKYADDVLGGDPPPTPADPPPPPPKPKKPPVTKPGAPRAVRAAAGDAQVRVTWQAAPANGAPITRYVVEGAERTFPVGANQRSLDVTGLTNGETYQFTVRAVNQKGEGPTRTSNAVTPTAEVPDAPTAVNAEAKPDGTVVVSWPAANGQGLEIERYAVTAISEGGSSPVGEAKDGTSFTVPGGQLEYGKQYAFTVVAVNERGAGSKASPVSASVVPFTRPGRTEGVDAATVGDRPGTIRVSWAAPADNGRPITRYVVAAGGRTTEVTDGTGATLEGFGEGETVAVEVRAVNEAGPGEPGSATARTVAKPAVTITGSSATFNSATVTFTVDAGGGTATCSISASDGGGTATGSCTSLQLTGLKPSTAYTFTVSARNAAGEESKTREQRTDALFGTATCNNGRNGDTATYCDEDRAGRNGNEIFSVTRQDNGRQVGWAKPGTRLEAYCKKQGEEVYAYIYNNDKRSTWWIQVNYEGKNYIPFAWLNLDGGDNVNDLPTC from the coding sequence GTGGCCAGTGCGAAAGCGTCCAGTGAGGACGCCGTCACCGACCGGCGTGGGAAGCGCTGGCGCGGCCGTGGTGGGCTCGTCACCATCGGCACGGTGCTGGCCCTCGTCGCGGGCCTCGGGCTCACCGTGTTGGGCCTCGGCGCCGCCGATCAGGCCGTCGCCAGCTTCGACGCCGCCTCCTGGGTGTGGAGCCGCACCAAGGGCGAGGCCGCCCGGGTCAACGGCGTCACCGCCCGGGTGGACACCAGGGTCGACGTGCCACGCGCCCGCGGGCACCAGGTCCAGGTCACCCAGAATGACCGCTTCGTCATCCTGCGCGACGTGCAGACCGGCGTGGTGAGCACGATGGATCTCGTCTCCCTCAAAGAGGCGGCGACCGCCCAGACCACCTCCGGCCTCGGCGTGCGGGTCGCTCTCGACGAGGACGCCGCCTTCATCATCGACGCCGTGCAGGGCGAGGTGCGCCAGCTCGACCCGCGCACGCTGACCCCGGTCGGGCAGTCGCTGCGCTTCCCGCCCGGCATCACGGGCGGCGTCTTCGACGGCAAGGGCAATCTGTGGATCGCCGTGCCCAGCGAGGGCACGGTGTCGGTGATCACTCCCGCGCCCCTGCCCGACGAGGCCGCCACCAGCGGCTCCGGCGCCGGGTCGGCCGCGGGAGCCGGGAAGGCGGCCGCGGGCCCCGCGCTCGTGCGCACCGAGTCGGTCGCCCCGGGCAACCACGACCTCACCATCTCCACGCTGGAGAGCGGCGTCGCCGTGCTCAACCGCACGACCAACGAGCTCACGACCGTGCGCGACGCCGCCAAGCAGACCGTCGAGCTGCCGCTGGAGGGTCCCGGCTCGCTGCCCGCACACACCGAGGGCGACGTCATCCCGGTCACCGTCCCCGACGCCCGGCGCGTCTACGGCGTGAGCCAGGGCCGGACCACCGCCGACTTCCCCGTGCCGGGCGACGGCCCCGAACTGCAGGCCGCGGTCGCCTGGGAGGGCTTCTTCTACGTCGCCGACGAGTCCACCGGCACGGTGCACGTCTTCGACCAGGCCGGGCGCGTGCGCAAGGACATCGGCTTCACCGACCCCGGCGGCCCGCTCGAGCTCGAGGTCCGCGAGAGCTACCTGTTCATCAACGCGCCCAGCGCGTCCACCGCCCGGGTCGTCGACGGCGCGCACACCGTGCGGGTGGTCGACAAGTACGCCGACGACGTCCTCGGTGGCGACCCGCCGCCGACCCCGGCGGACCCGCCGCCACCCCCGCCGAAGCCGAAGAAGCCGCCGGTCACCAAGCCCGGCGCGCCCCGTGCCGTGCGGGCCGCGGCCGGCGACGCCCAGGTGCGGGTGACCTGGCAGGCGGCACCCGCCAACGGCGCGCCCATCACCCGATACGTGGTCGAGGGCGCGGAGCGCACCTTCCCGGTCGGCGCCAACCAGCGGTCTCTCGACGTCACCGGGCTGACCAACGGCGAGACGTACCAGTTCACCGTGCGCGCGGTCAATCAGAAGGGCGAGGGCCCGACCCGCACCAGCAATGCGGTCACGCCCACGGCGGAGGTGCCGGACGCGCCGACGGCCGTCAACGCCGAGGCCAAGCCGGACGGCACGGTCGTGGTGAGCTGGCCCGCCGCCAACGGGCAGGGACTGGAGATCGAGCGCTACGCGGTCACCGCGATCAGCGAGGGCGGCAGCTCGCCGGTGGGCGAGGCCAAGGACGGCACGTCGTTCACCGTCCCCGGCGGCCAGCTCGAGTACGGCAAGCAGTACGCGTTCACCGTCGTCGCCGTCAACGAGCGCGGCGCCGGCTCGAAGGCGTCGCCGGTCAGCGCGAGCGTGGTGCCCTTCACCAGGCCCGGCCGCACCGAGGGCGTCGACGCCGCGACGGTCGGCGACCGGCCCGGCACCATCCGGGTCTCCTGGGCCGCCCCGGCTGACAACGGCCGCCCGATCACCAGGTACGTCGTCGCCGCCGGCGGCCGCACCACCGAGGTCACCGACGGCACCGGTGCCACGCTGGAGGGCTTCGGCGAGGGCGAGACCGTCGCCGTCGAGGTCCGCGCGGTCAACGAGGCCGGCCCGGGTGAGCCGGGCTCCGCGACCGCCCGCACGGTGGCGAAGCCCGCGGTGACGATCACCGGGTCCTCGGCCACCTTCAACAGCGCGACGGTGACCTTCACCGTCGACGCGGGCGGCGGCACGGCGACCTGCTCGATCTCGGCCTCCGACGGCGGCGGCACCGCCACGGGCAGCTGCACCAGCCTTCAGCTCACCGGCCTCAAGCCCAGCACGGCCTACACGTTCACGGTCAGCGCGCGCAACGCGGCCGGGGAGGAGTCGAAGACCCGGGAGCAGAGGACCGACGCCCTCTTCGGCACCGCGACATGCAACAACGGCAGGAACGGCGACACCGCCACCTACTGCGACGAGGATCGCGCCGGCCGCAACGGCAACGAGATCTTCAGCGTCACCCGGCAGGACAACGGCAGGCAGGTCGGCTGGGCCAAGCCCGGCACCCGGCTCGAGGCGTACTGCAAGAAGCAGGGCGAAGAGGTCTACGCCTACATCTACAACAATGACAAGCGCAGCACCTGGTGGATCCAGGTCAACTACGAAGGCAAGAACTACATCCCGTTCGCGTGGCTCAACCTCGACGGTGGCGACAATGTGAACGACCTGCCCACGTGTTGA
- a CDS encoding DUF58 domain-containing protein: MTARGAGVVAAAVMLLAIGFLFGYPDLALLGAAAATAVLCAVAFGLWRPRLGVDRVAEPDRVPRGEPASMTLTVRNTSRLRAANLVATDRCGPASVPVPLLHLRPGRDTTVEYPVPTTRRGVVPVGPLRVTRDDPLGLLTLSRAYGGTTTVWVHPRIHLLRAVPAGMARSLDGRIDKVPHGTITFDSLREYVVGDELRRVHWRSSAKVGELMVREQLDTSEPTIVVVLDDRAAAHPAQRDGVAESFEAACEAAASIVAAAVREDLPVALHLVSGPVTGPFLDVLTEAGLRDGDLTRTVRSLRRSRLGDTLVYLTGPGGRSDLGTVSALHGPYPVVIAGLFGDPDAAPVAAGGGMIVIEAEDGEQFAGAWDGVRGW, encoded by the coding sequence ATGACCGCTCGGGGCGCCGGGGTCGTCGCCGCCGCCGTCATGCTGCTCGCGATCGGGTTCCTCTTCGGCTATCCCGACCTCGCACTGCTCGGCGCGGCCGCGGCCACGGCCGTTCTCTGCGCGGTGGCGTTCGGGCTGTGGCGGCCCCGGCTCGGCGTGGACCGGGTCGCCGAGCCCGACCGCGTCCCCCGGGGCGAGCCCGCGTCGATGACGCTGACCGTCCGCAACACCAGCCGCCTGCGGGCCGCCAACCTCGTCGCCACCGACCGGTGCGGTCCGGCGAGCGTGCCGGTGCCCCTGCTACACCTGCGCCCCGGGCGGGACACCACCGTGGAATACCCGGTGCCGACCACCCGGCGCGGGGTGGTGCCGGTCGGGCCGCTGCGGGTCACGCGTGACGATCCGCTGGGGCTGCTCACGCTGTCGCGGGCGTACGGCGGCACCACCACCGTCTGGGTGCACCCCCGGATCCACCTGCTGCGCGCCGTACCGGCGGGGATGGCGCGCAGCCTCGACGGGCGGATCGACAAGGTGCCGCACGGCACGATCACCTTCGACTCGCTGCGGGAGTACGTCGTCGGCGACGAGCTGCGCCGGGTGCACTGGCGCAGCTCGGCCAAGGTCGGCGAGCTGATGGTCCGCGAGCAGCTCGACACCAGCGAACCGACGATCGTCGTGGTGCTCGACGACCGCGCCGCGGCGCACCCGGCGCAGCGCGACGGCGTCGCCGAGTCGTTCGAGGCGGCATGCGAGGCAGCCGCCTCGATCGTCGCCGCCGCCGTCCGGGAGGATCTGCCCGTCGCCCTGCACCTCGTCTCGGGCCCGGTCACCGGACCGTTCCTCGATGTCCTCACCGAGGCCGGGCTGCGCGACGGCGACCTCACCCGGACCGTACGCAGCCTGCGCCGGAGCCGGCTCGGCGACACCCTCGTCTACCTCACCGGACCGGGCGGCCGGTCCGATCTCGGGACGGTGAGCGCGCTGCACGGGCCGTACCCGGTGGTGATCGCCGGCCTGTTCGGCGACCCTGACGCGGCACCGGTCGCCGCGGGCGGCGGGATGATCGTCATCGAGGCCGAGGACGGCGAGCAGTTCGCGGGTGCCTGGGACGGGGTCCGCGGATGGTGA